A part of Anaerobranca gottschalkii DSM 13577 genomic DNA contains:
- a CDS encoding PDZ domain-containing protein has protein sequence MFPFIEIIKLILQTMVNSLPYGFLIPIFIVLLLVKRQYKKQMMMEINIFGISITRPFKQTLTSFGYGLIGGLLGSIILVFVGVDINSTGILFVWPVALLLLLYSPRYMCFSYAGGIVGVLVLFVRGILHIFPVESLPSVVNTFVNINLAALMAVVGILHLVESILIYLSGAKGTTPVFVKIKDQFVGGYSLVRFWPVPIVVLMAMSFLPDEVAGTTIAMPDWWPLIKANITIPQGYQLMYATLPVMAALGYSDLAISTNPREKSKKTAFKLAFYSIMLIILAVGAAYFPYFTFIPVLFAPLAHEFLIVTSINKELQGEPLFTAPDEGVKVLAVLPNSVAEKMGIQPGYIITRVNGVFVENEEHFKELLVDVSTYIKFEVIDNNGRHRHVQAPLFGKRKQLGLLIIPKDPELGVAIKGDSPLEKLWKRICGN, from the coding sequence ATGTTTCCATTTATCGAGATAATTAAATTAATTTTACAAACAATGGTCAATAGTCTTCCCTATGGTTTCCTTATACCGATATTTATTGTCCTGTTATTAGTTAAAAGGCAATATAAAAAACAAATGATGATGGAAATAAATATCTTTGGGATTAGTATTACTAGACCTTTTAAGCAGACTTTAACATCCTTTGGATATGGTTTAATTGGAGGTTTGTTAGGTAGTATTATATTGGTTTTTGTAGGTGTCGATATAAATTCCACCGGTATCCTTTTTGTCTGGCCAGTGGCACTGTTGTTACTATTGTACAGTCCCCGCTATATGTGCTTTTCTTATGCCGGAGGAATCGTCGGTGTCTTAGTGTTATTTGTACGGGGGATATTGCATATATTCCCTGTGGAAAGTTTACCTTCTGTTGTTAATACCTTTGTTAATATCAACCTAGCTGCCTTAATGGCAGTGGTGGGAATTTTACACCTTGTTGAAAGTATCTTGATTTACTTAAGTGGAGCAAAGGGGACGACTCCAGTATTTGTCAAAATTAAAGATCAATTTGTCGGTGGTTACAGTTTAGTGAGATTTTGGCCAGTTCCGATTGTTGTCCTAATGGCTATGAGTTTCTTACCTGATGAAGTGGCAGGAACTACTATAGCAATGCCTGATTGGTGGCCCCTTATCAAAGCTAATATAACTATTCCTCAAGGTTATCAACTAATGTATGCCACTTTACCGGTAATGGCTGCCTTAGGATATAGTGATCTTGCCATATCTACTAATCCTAGGGAAAAATCTAAAAAAACTGCATTTAAATTAGCATTTTATAGTATAATGTTAATTATCCTTGCAGTAGGGGCGGCATATTTTCCTTATTTTACCTTTATTCCCGTTTTATTTGCACCATTGGCCCATGAATTTCTTATTGTCACTTCTATAAATAAAGAATTGCAAGGAGAGCCATTATTTACAGCACCCGATGAAGGTGTTAAGGTATTGGCGGTATTACCTAATTCGGTGGCTGAAAAAATGGGAATCCAGCCTGGTTATATCATAACAAGGGTAAATGGAGTTTTTGTGGAGAATGAAGAACATTTTAAAGAGCTATTAGTAGATGTTTCCACATATATTAAATTCGAAGTTATAGATAACAATGGAAGACATAGACATGTTCAAGCTCCCCTTTTTGGGAAAAGGAAACAATTGGGTTTAC
- a CDS encoding S41 family peptidase → MKKTRILTALVVLLFITNFFFFVVGYNIGSKSLADDFGNNSSPQFVEKLNRIIHIINDYYFNDYQWEKIENHVYREIISALGDPYSEYLTPRDIEDMQIRSGRSYGGIGVEVTMNNGRVTVVTPMDGSPGQKAGLLPGDIIVEVDGKSVEGLSLSETVDLIRGEPDTEVVLGIIREGLPDIIRVSIIRGIITTTAVKYELLQEGLGYIKLTRFAEGADEDFAKALRSLREQGMENLIIDLRGNPGGYLNVVVNIAQLLVPEGEVVYMEDKHGNRVRTYTSNLKERDFEVVVLIDEFSASASEILAGALKDREAGTLIGQKTFGKGSVQTLIDLRDGSAVKLTVQKYFTPSGAVIDGVGVSPHIEVEQPPEARFSNFVYKGRLEVGSSGLDVVILHKILYYLGYGEDRDDPNFTEKTKEGVIKFQRANGLPATGIVDRQTGEKINAVFAELQRERDLQLQKAIEFFK, encoded by the coding sequence GTGAAAAAAACTAGGATTTTAACAGCATTAGTAGTGTTATTGTTTATAACTAATTTTTTCTTTTTTGTAGTAGGGTATAATATCGGTTCAAAAAGTTTAGCAGATGATTTCGGGAATAATTCTAGTCCCCAATTCGTAGAAAAGCTAAACAGAATAATACATATAATAAATGATTATTATTTTAATGATTATCAGTGGGAAAAGATAGAAAATCATGTTTACCGTGAGATTATATCTGCATTAGGGGATCCTTACAGCGAATACCTTACGCCAAGGGATATTGAAGATATGCAGATCCGTTCTGGAAGGAGTTATGGGGGGATAGGTGTTGAAGTTACCATGAATAACGGAAGGGTAACTGTTGTAACACCTATGGATGGAAGTCCGGGACAAAAGGCTGGTCTTTTACCTGGTGATATTATTGTAGAAGTTGATGGTAAAAGTGTCGAAGGCTTAAGTTTATCTGAGACAGTGGATTTAATTCGGGGTGAGCCTGATACTGAAGTGGTATTGGGAATTATTAGAGAAGGGTTGCCAGACATTATCAGAGTTTCTATTATTCGGGGTATTATTACAACTACAGCGGTGAAATATGAACTTCTTCAAGAAGGATTAGGTTATATTAAACTTACCAGATTTGCAGAAGGAGCAGATGAAGATTTTGCTAAAGCTTTAAGAAGTTTAAGGGAACAGGGAATGGAAAACTTAATCATTGATCTAAGGGGCAACCCTGGAGGATACCTCAATGTTGTGGTTAATATTGCCCAGCTTTTAGTTCCCGAAGGTGAAGTGGTTTATATGGAAGATAAACATGGTAATAGGGTTCGCACTTATACTTCAAATTTAAAAGAACGGGACTTTGAAGTAGTGGTATTAATTGATGAATTTAGTGCCAGTGCTTCAGAAATCTTAGCAGGAGCTTTAAAGGATAGGGAGGCAGGAACTTTAATAGGTCAGAAGACCTTTGGAAAAGGTTCTGTTCAAACATTGATTGATTTAAGGGATGGTAGTGCAGTAAAACTTACTGTTCAAAAATATTTTACCCCAAGTGGAGCAGTAATTGATGGTGTTGGTGTTTCTCCCCATATTGAAGTGGAACAGCCACCAGAAGCTAGATTTTCAAATTTCGTTTATAAAGGTCGGTTAGAAGTAGGGAGCAGCGGTTTAGATGTGGTAATTCTCCATAAAATATTGTATTATTTAGGTTATGGGGAAGACAGAGATGACCCTAATTTCACAGAGAAAACTAAAGAAGGGGTAATAAAATTCCAAAGGGCTAACGGCCTTCCAGCTACAGGTATAGTAGATAGACAAACAGGAGAAAAGATTAATGCTGTCTTTGCAGAACTTCAAAGGGAAAGGGATTTACAATTGCAAAAAGCAATTGAGTTTTTCAAATAG
- a CDS encoding murein hydrolase activator EnvC family protein: MGKLKVILIIALSLILTLSAILPAWANQLDEKRDELKEVQRGINEAEREKKELEDNIREIQRNIAQIEEELVQQRRRVDSINTEIKNTELLIQLKEQEIAETERYLEEQTAYFEARMRALYQRGSVGYLEVLLSATNFSDFITRFNFLRTMIEDDVRLVEEIKEKKAFLEEERIEQVNRRQRLIILKEEALDVQVQIEKNMAEQNALARKLQSQMHRLDSYIKQMEEALKEIEAEIKKMEEEIRKRQQQNTGQTTGKYAWPVPEFGYAWITSHFGPRWGGMHWGVDIGIPHNRWPASPNYIGRPADVVAADGGEVIIAVGRSGAPTDRGFLGNREGGGYGRYVVIYHDNGHVTVYAHLHDVFVKAGDTVQKGQRIGTVGSTGNSTGPHLHFEIRVNGQRVNPLLFY; the protein is encoded by the coding sequence ATGGGGAAACTAAAGGTCATATTAATAATCGCACTTTCTTTAATACTAACATTATCAGCTATTTTACCAGCTTGGGCTAATCAACTTGATGAAAAAAGGGATGAATTGAAGGAAGTCCAGAGGGGTATTAATGAGGCTGAAAGGGAAAAGAAAGAGCTAGAAGATAATATCAGGGAAATTCAAAGGAATATTGCCCAAATTGAAGAAGAATTAGTCCAGCAAAGAAGACGGGTTGATTCAATTAATACTGAAATCAAAAATACTGAACTTCTTATTCAGTTAAAAGAACAGGAAATTGCTGAAACAGAAAGATATTTAGAAGAACAAACTGCCTATTTTGAAGCTAGGATGAGGGCCCTTTATCAAAGGGGAAGTGTTGGTTATTTAGAAGTTCTCCTTTCTGCGACAAACTTTTCAGATTTCATTACAAGATTTAATTTCCTAAGGACTATGATAGAAGATGACGTCCGTTTAGTAGAGGAAATTAAGGAGAAAAAAGCTTTTTTAGAAGAAGAGAGAATTGAACAGGTCAATAGGAGACAAAGGCTTATAATATTAAAAGAAGAAGCCCTTGATGTCCAAGTTCAAATAGAAAAAAATATGGCAGAACAAAATGCATTGGCCAGAAAATTACAGAGTCAGATGCATAGACTAGATTCATATATCAAACAAATGGAAGAAGCTCTTAAGGAAATAGAAGCAGAAATTAAGAAGATGGAAGAAGAGATAAGAAAGAGACAACAGCAAAATACTGGGCAAACCACTGGAAAATACGCATGGCCAGTACCAGAATTCGGATATGCTTGGATAACCTCCCACTTTGGTCCTAGATGGGGTGGCATGCACTGGGGAGTGGACATTGGTATACCCCATAACAGATGGCCAGCTTCTCCTAACTACATAGGTAGACCAGCAGATGTAGTGGCTGCCGATGGAGGAGAGGTAATAATAGCTGTAGGCAGGTCAGGAGCCCCCACTGATAGAGGATTTTTAGGCAATAGGGAAGGTGGCGGATATGGTAGATATGTAGTTATTTACCATGATAACGGCCATGTCACTGTATATGCCCACCTCCATGATGTATTTGTAAAAGCAGGAGATACTGTTCAAAAGGGACAGAGAATTGGTACTGTCGGCAGTACTGGAAACTCCACAGGACCCCATTTACACTTTGAGATTAGGGTAAACGGACAAAGGGTTAATCCACTCCTTTTCTACTAA
- the ftsX gene encoding permease-like cell division protein FtsX yields the protein MIFRNALYFTKEAVLGVSKNRWMTIASAGVTFATLLVLGIFIIFNSNLQVMIDELKSQVEIVAYLDLEAEEQHIDLVRDELLTIRGIKEIRYVSKEEALQRLREILGEYEDITAGFDERNPLPASFEIALEDPEQVGDIAQRIENIPFVDNVQYGQEVVEKLFTALNLIQWIGFSFMTIMFIMAVFLISNTIKLTVYARRKEITIMKFVGATDWFIRWPFIIEGLLLGAIGTGISLLILYYGYNYALETVYNNIPESMITIPLLTLDQIFPILVRYLTVLGLGLGALGSGISLRRFLKV from the coding sequence ATGATTTTTAGAAATGCCCTCTATTTTACAAAAGAGGCTGTCTTAGGGGTTTCCAAAAATCGCTGGATGACCATAGCTTCTGCAGGAGTGACCTTTGCCACATTATTAGTCTTAGGTATTTTTATAATTTTCAATAGTAATTTACAAGTGATGATTGATGAATTAAAGTCCCAAGTTGAAATTGTTGCATACCTGGATTTAGAAGCTGAAGAACAACATATAGATTTAGTAAGGGATGAACTGTTAACCATTCGAGGTATAAAAGAAATCCGCTATGTTTCTAAAGAAGAGGCCCTTCAACGTTTGCGGGAAATATTAGGGGAATATGAAGATATAACTGCTGGTTTTGATGAAAGAAATCCTTTGCCGGCAAGTTTTGAGATAGCATTAGAAGATCCTGAACAGGTTGGAGATATTGCTCAAAGGATTGAAAATATACCTTTTGTTGATAATGTCCAATATGGCCAAGAAGTTGTAGAAAAACTCTTTACCGCTCTAAATTTAATACAGTGGATTGGTTTTAGCTTTATGACTATTATGTTTATTATGGCAGTATTTTTAATTTCAAATACAATTAAACTTACAGTTTATGCGAGAAGGAAAGAAATCACAATAATGAAATTCGTTGGTGCAACAGATTGGTTTATCCGCTGGCCATTTATTATTGAAGGATTATTGTTAGGGGCAATTGGAACAGGTATTTCTTTATTAATCCTATACTATGGCTACAACTATGCATTAGAAACAGTTTATAATAATATTCCTGAAAGTATGATAACAATTCCATTGCTTACCCTTGACCAAATTTTCCCTATTTTAGTGAGGTATTTAACAGTTCTTGGTTTAGGTTTAGGTGCTTTAGGTAGTGGAATTTCACTAAGGAGATTTTTGAAAGTGTAA
- the ftsE gene encoding cell division ATP-binding protein FtsE yields the protein MIIFQNVSICYPNGTYALTDVNLKIDKGEFVYIVGPSGAGKSSLLKAIYKEVDIKKGQLFMFNRNVTMMKDREIPYLRRQMGVVFQDFRLLSEKNVYDNVAFALRVINTPSREIKKKVLQVLEFVGLQDKIKNYPHQLSGGEQQRVSIARALVNQPSLLVCDEPTGNLDPETSEEIMSLLNKVNLRGTTIVMATHARDIVDRYRHRVIGVKNGKIVRDDVKGGYNNDF from the coding sequence GTGATAATTTTTCAAAATGTTTCAATATGTTATCCCAATGGTACTTATGCATTAACAGATGTTAATTTAAAAATAGATAAAGGTGAATTTGTATATATTGTAGGACCTAGTGGTGCAGGGAAATCCTCTTTACTTAAAGCAATCTATAAAGAAGTTGATATTAAAAAAGGTCAGCTATTTATGTTTAATCGCAATGTCACTATGATGAAAGACAGGGAAATTCCATATCTGAGAAGGCAGATGGGAGTTGTTTTCCAAGATTTCCGTTTGCTATCAGAAAAAAATGTTTATGATAATGTTGCCTTTGCCTTAAGGGTAATTAATACACCGAGCCGGGAAATTAAAAAGAAAGTCTTACAAGTCCTAGAATTTGTTGGATTACAAGATAAAATTAAAAATTATCCCCATCAATTATCAGGGGGAGAACAGCAGCGGGTTTCTATTGCCAGAGCTTTGGTAAACCAACCCTCTTTACTAGTTTGTGATGAACCAACGGGTAATCTCGACCCTGAAACATCTGAAGAAATTATGTCTTTACTTAATAAAGTTAATTTAAGGGGAACTACAATTGTTATGGCCACCCATGCCAGAGATATAGTTGATAGATATCGCCACAGGGTAATCGGAGTAAAAAATGGAAAAATAGTCAGAGATGATGTTAAGGGAGGTTATAACAATGATTTTTAG
- a CDS encoding biotin--[acetyl-CoA-carboxylase] ligase — MDITIKVLKILLENPHKRLSGQYISEKLGVSRNAVWKAVEILRKEGYQIDGVTNKGYSLKKIPTDINSYYLELSLGSFWQRVIVEKEVESTNKLMKELGNSLPDKSVLIASRQWGGIGRLGRSWSSPEGGLWFSLLLKPQLPMEELPLITLTMAAAMWEGLYNHLGIEVKIKWPNDIIWDGKKLAGILTGVKGDMDKVDYLIVGIGINVNNPIHPELKGIGLSLKDVVKKEVNLNYLLIEILNCIQKYYQLFLTDKREDILIINKEQSTLLGKRIIISSFKGKEEGFAKDIGNDGSLIIEDDNKQIRKVFSGDVSLKEWYKNSNTN, encoded by the coding sequence ATGGATATCACTATAAAAGTACTAAAGATCCTATTAGAAAATCCCCACAAAAGACTATCTGGTCAATACATAAGTGAAAAATTAGGAGTTAGTAGAAACGCCGTTTGGAAAGCTGTAGAAATACTACGTAAAGAAGGTTACCAGATCGATGGGGTAACTAACAAAGGATATTCCTTAAAAAAAATCCCAACTGATATAAACAGCTATTACTTAGAACTTTCTTTAGGTAGTTTTTGGCAAAGGGTTATTGTAGAAAAAGAAGTCGAATCAACTAATAAGTTAATGAAAGAACTAGGAAATTCTTTGCCAGATAAAAGTGTGTTAATTGCCTCAAGACAATGGGGTGGCATCGGAAGATTAGGTAGGTCTTGGTCATCCCCAGAAGGGGGCCTGTGGTTTTCCCTTTTACTGAAACCCCAACTACCAATGGAAGAATTGCCCTTAATAACCTTGACGATGGCTGCTGCTATGTGGGAAGGACTATATAATCATCTAGGTATTGAGGTAAAAATCAAGTGGCCTAATGATATCATCTGGGATGGAAAAAAACTGGCCGGCATTTTAACGGGTGTGAAAGGGGATATGGATAAAGTAGATTACCTCATTGTTGGAATAGGGATAAATGTAAATAACCCTATACATCCTGAACTGAAAGGTATAGGGTTATCTCTAAAGGATGTAGTCAAAAAAGAAGTAAATCTTAACTATTTACTGATAGAAATTTTAAATTGTATCCAAAAATATTACCAGTTATTTTTAACTGACAAAAGGGAAGATATTTTAATCATAAACAAAGAACAGTCCACACTTTTAGGAAAAAGAATTATAATTTCTAGCTTTAAAGGAAAAGAAGAAGGTTTTGCCAAAGATATCGGCAATGATGGCAGCCTAATTATTGAAGATGACAATAAACAGATTAGGAAGGTGTTTAGTGGTGATGTTTCCCTCAAAGAATGGTATAAAAATTCTAATACTAACTAG
- a CDS encoding biotin transporter BioY produces the protein MFPSKNGIKILILTSFFAILTYIGALIQVPMYPAPISLQTLFVMFAGLLLGSKYGVLSQLLYIFLGLLGLPIFTGGGGIGYVLTPTFGFIIGFLPLAYFSGFAKGNNFKVISMLLLGNLILYCIGITYLWFILNKIAGNDLSLITLLKGMTIYLPGDLLKIFITIPIALKIRKRLNI, from the coding sequence ATGTTTCCCTCAAAGAATGGTATAAAAATTCTAATACTAACTAGCTTCTTTGCAATTTTAACGTATATAGGGGCATTAATTCAAGTTCCTATGTATCCTGCTCCCATAAGTTTACAAACCCTTTTTGTAATGTTTGCTGGACTCCTTTTAGGTAGCAAATATGGCGTGTTAAGTCAATTACTCTATATTTTTTTAGGTCTTTTAGGACTTCCTATCTTTACCGGAGGTGGAGGAATAGGCTATGTTCTAACTCCAACCTTTGGGTTTATCATCGGTTTCCTTCCTTTAGCCTATTTTTCAGGATTTGCTAAGGGAAATAATTTTAAGGTTATTTCAATGTTATTATTAGGGAATCTAATTCTCTACTGTATTGGAATTACCTATCTTTGGTTTATATTAAACAAAATAGCTGGTAATGATTTAAGTTTAATCACCCTTTTAAAAGGAATGACCATTTACCTCCCTGGTGACCTATTGAAAATTTTTATTACAATTCCTATAGCATTAAAGATTAGAAAAAGACTTAATATATAA
- a CDS encoding transketolase family protein, giving the protein MTKIATRDAYGKALVELGRNNKDIVVLDADLSKSTKTANFYKEFPERFFNVGIAEADLMGTAAGLATAGKIPFTSTFAIFATGRAYDQIRNSIAYPKLNVKIAATHAGLTVGEDGATHQALEDIALMRAIPNMTVIVPADGPETEKAVKAAAEMEGPVYIRLGRAGVPVINDETYNFQIGKGVVLKEGNDVTIVATGIMVSQSLEGAEILEKEGISVEVINIHTIKPIDKDLLIKSAAKTGAVVTAEEHNIFGGLGSAVCEVLAQHQPVPVEFVGVEDTFGESGTPDALLKKYRLTPDNIVEKVKKVIGRK; this is encoded by the coding sequence ATGACTAAAATAGCTACTAGGGATGCATATGGTAAGGCTTTAGTGGAGTTAGGAAGGAATAATAAAGATATTGTGGTATTAGATGCTGATTTATCAAAATCTACGAAAACCGCAAATTTTTATAAAGAGTTTCCTGAAAGATTTTTTAACGTAGGGATAGCAGAAGCTGATTTAATGGGAACAGCTGCGGGGTTAGCTACAGCAGGTAAAATTCCCTTTACTTCTACCTTTGCAATTTTTGCTACTGGCAGGGCCTATGATCAAATAAGGAATTCAATTGCTTATCCTAAATTAAATGTTAAAATAGCTGCTACCCATGCTGGTTTAACAGTTGGTGAAGATGGAGCAACCCATCAAGCTTTAGAAGATATAGCTTTAATGCGAGCTATACCCAATATGACTGTAATAGTTCCAGCCGATGGTCCAGAAACTGAAAAGGCGGTAAAAGCTGCTGCAGAAATGGAAGGGCCTGTATACATAAGATTAGGTAGAGCTGGAGTTCCTGTGATCAATGATGAAACTTATAATTTCCAAATTGGAAAAGGTGTAGTTTTAAAAGAAGGTAATGATGTAACAATAGTTGCTACAGGAATAATGGTAAGTCAAAGTTTAGAAGGGGCAGAAATTTTAGAAAAAGAAGGGATTAGTGTAGAAGTAATTAATATCCATACTATCAAGCCTATTGATAAAGATTTGCTGATTAAATCGGCAGCAAAAACCGGTGCCGTTGTTACTGCAGAAGAACACAACATTTTTGGTGGATTAGGTAGTGCTGTTTGTGAAGTATTAGCTCAACATCAACCAGTACCAGTAGAATTTGTCGGAGTTGAGGATACTTTCGGTGAATCGGGAACTCCCGATGCTTTACTTAAAAAATACCGTTTAACTCCAGATAATATTGTAGAAAAAGTAAAAAAAGTTATAGGTAGAAAATAA
- a CDS encoding transketolase produces MVENLKVIAKQVRRNILEMVTAGKSGHPGGSLSAVEILTALYFHVMNIDPQNPHKKDRDRFVLSKGHASPVLYGVLAERGFFPKEEMKGFRKIDSLLQGHPDMKAIPGVDMTSGSLGQGLSVANGMALAGKLDNSPYYVYVLLGDGEVQEGQVWEAAMTAAHYKLDNVIAFLDYNGLQIDGDVEDVMGVTPLDKKWEAFNWHVQVIDGHNYDEILAAIENAKNTKGKPSIIIAKTVKGKGVSFMENKAEWHGTAPSEEQLQQALKELE; encoded by the coding sequence ATTGTGGAAAATCTAAAGGTAATTGCTAAACAAGTGAGGAGAAATATCTTAGAAATGGTTACTGCAGGGAAATCTGGTCATCCAGGAGGTTCATTATCAGCTGTAGAAATTCTAACAGCTCTATATTTCCATGTAATGAACATTGATCCTCAAAATCCACACAAAAAAGATAGGGATCGCTTTGTGTTAAGTAAAGGCCATGCCTCACCAGTTCTTTATGGTGTTTTAGCAGAGCGGGGCTTTTTCCCTAAGGAAGAAATGAAAGGTTTTAGAAAAATCGATTCATTATTACAAGGTCATCCCGATATGAAAGCTATCCCTGGAGTGGATATGACTTCAGGTTCTCTTGGGCAAGGGTTATCAGTAGCCAATGGTATGGCTTTAGCAGGGAAGTTAGATAACAGCCCATATTATGTTTACGTATTGCTAGGTGATGGAGAAGTTCAAGAAGGACAAGTGTGGGAAGCTGCCATGACTGCTGCCCATTACAAGTTAGATAATGTTATTGCTTTCTTAGATTACAATGGTCTACAAATTGATGGTGATGTTGAAGATGTAATGGGTGTAACACCACTAGATAAAAAATGGGAAGCTTTTAACTGGCATGTACAGGTTATCGATGGCCATAATTATGATGAAATATTGGCAGCTATCGAAAATGCTAAAAATACTAAAGGCAAACCTTCAATAATCATTGCTAAAACTGTAAAAGGTAAAGGGGTTTCCTTTATGGAAAACAAAGCAGAGTGGCATGGCACAGCACCTAGTGAAGAACAATTGCAACAAGCCTTAAAAGAACTAGAGTAA
- a CDS encoding YitT family protein, whose amino-acid sequence MRLIKEYTMIVIGCFIMAISLNGLLIPNKIAAGGVSGLATVLYYLFGLPVSITIVVVNIPLFIAGVVYLGKKFGVKSLVGTYLLPALIAFTEWTPVFTEDLLLATIFGGVLMGVGLGIIFRAGGSTGGTALAGQLLNKFFGFTVGQSILIIDFLVIAFAGMVFNAELAMYALISVYVTGKVIDLTQQGFRVSKMAYIISNNPQEISEAILYKLNRGATSLKGKGVYTGEKRDILFCVVSQMEIAKLKEIVYEVDKKAFVVVSDVTEALGEGFSSIE is encoded by the coding sequence ATGCGTTTAATTAAAGAGTATACGATGATAGTAATCGGATGCTTTATAATGGCAATAAGTTTAAATGGTTTACTTATCCCCAATAAAATAGCTGCAGGGGGAGTAAGTGGTTTAGCAACAGTCCTTTATTACTTATTCGGTTTACCGGTAAGTATCACTATAGTAGTTGTGAATATTCCCCTATTTATTGCTGGGGTCGTTTATTTAGGTAAAAAGTTTGGTGTAAAAAGTTTAGTGGGAACTTATTTATTACCTGCATTGATCGCTTTTACAGAATGGACCCCTGTTTTTACCGAAGACCTTTTATTAGCTACCATCTTCGGAGGCGTATTGATGGGAGTAGGTTTAGGCATTATATTTAGAGCCGGTGGATCTACAGGGGGAACGGCTTTAGCTGGGCAGCTATTAAACAAATTTTTTGGTTTCACTGTAGGACAATCAATTTTAATTATTGACTTTTTAGTAATTGCTTTTGCTGGAATGGTATTTAATGCAGAACTTGCCATGTATGCACTAATTTCTGTTTATGTAACCGGTAAAGTAATTGATTTGACACAACAAGGTTTTAGGGTTTCTAAGATGGCTTACATCATTTCTAATAACCCCCAAGAAATTAGTGAAGCTATTTTGTATAAATTAAACCGAGGCGCCACAAGCTTAAAAGGTAAAGGAGTTTATACCGGTGAAAAAAGGGATATCCTTTTTTGTGTAGTAAGTCAAATGGAAATTGCTAAACTTAAGGAAATCGTCTATGAAGTAGATAAGAAAGCATTTGTAGTTGTTAGTGATGTCACTGAAGCTTTAGGTGAAGGTTTTTCCAGTATAGAATAA
- the prfB gene encoding peptide chain release factor 2 (programmed frameshift), translated as MFPELKSKFREMENRLVELGVSLDVEGKKEEILRLEEEMARPDFWEDREKSSQILSKISELKDVVNKFTKLEGILTTGKELLDLLELEEDPQLLRELEESVQGLEKDLENLELSLLLSGKYDGNNAILSLHPGAGGLESYDWAQMLYRMYTRWAEKRGYTVEILDYLPDIEAGLKSVTILVKGKNAFGYLKGEKGVHRLIRISPFDSSGRRHTSFASVDVLPEMEEGEEIKISPDEIKVDTYRASGAGGQHVNKTDSAVRITHLPTGIVVQCQNERSQHSNKAAALKILAAKLAEKQRLEQQKELEKIRGEQKEIGWGSQIRTYVFHPYSLVKDHRTNVEVANAQGVLDGDIDKFIDGYLKSLVVEKNV; from the exons ATGTTTCCAGAACTGAAAAGTAAATTTCGGGAAATGGAGAATAGACTAGTAGAATTGGGTGTTTCCCTT GATGTAGAGGGTAAGAAGGAGGAAATTCTCCGTTTAGAAGAAGAAATGGCTCGACCGGATTTTTGGGAAGATAGGGAAAAATCCTCTCAAATATTAAGTAAAATATCGGAATTAAAAGATGTTGTTAATAAATTTACAAAACTTGAGGGAATCCTAACAACCGGTAAAGAACTCCTAGATTTGTTAGAATTAGAAGAAGATCCCCAGCTCCTTAGAGAGTTAGAAGAAAGTGTTCAAGGTTTAGAAAAAGACTTAGAAAATCTAGAATTAAGCCTATTATTGTCTGGGAAATATGACGGTAATAATGCTATTTTATCACTACACCCTGGAGCAGGTGGATTGGAGTCTTATGATTGGGCCCAGATGCTTTATAGGATGTATACGAGATGGGCAGAAAAAAGAGGTTATACCGTAGAAATTTTAGATTATTTACCAGATATAGAAGCTGGACTTAAAAGTGTTACAATATTAGTTAAAGGGAAAAATGCCTTTGGATATCTAAAAGGGGAAAAGGGTGTCCATCGATTAATTAGAATATCTCCCTTTGATTCTTCTGGCAGAAGGCACACTTCCTTTGCCTCGGTAGATGTTTTGCCGGAAATGGAAGAGGGAGAAGAAATAAAGATATCCCCTGATGAAATCAAAGTAGATACTTATAGAGCCAGTGGAGCGGGAGGTCAGCATGTTAATAAAACTGACTCTGCCGTTAGGATTACCCACCTTCCTACAGGGATAGTAGTACAATGTCAAAATGAAAGATCCCAACACTCCAATAAAGCCGCAGCTTTAAAAATTCTGGCTGCAAAATTGGCGGAAAAGCAGCGGTTAGAACAGCAAAAGGAGTTAGAGAAAATAAGGGGAGAGCAAAAGGAAATAGGCTGGGGAAGTCAAATAAGAACTTATGTCTTCCATCCCTATAGTTTGGTTAAAGATCACAGAACAAATGTTGAAGTGGCCAACGCCCAAGGGGTTTTAGATGGAGATATCGATAAGTTTATTGACGGTTATTTAAAAAGTTTGGTGGTAGAAAAAAATGTATAA